In the Helianthus annuus cultivar XRQ/B chromosome 11, HanXRQr2.0-SUNRISE, whole genome shotgun sequence genome, one interval contains:
- the LOC110889991 gene encoding nuclear mitotic apparatus protein 1 — MDPHSFIARAEAQRWLGIAEKLLISHDLVGSKTFAIRARESDPRLEPAEQILAIADTLLAAEKRVVGTNGSHQPDYYAILQLVRFVQDTEHISAQYRRLAVLLNPHQNRFPYADQAFQLVNDAWAVLSNPMRKSMYDSDLDYPQQQQMNNLGFNIEQQQQQHQQQHHQQQQPHNFFSINQELPDQQQTFQSRLHQQQQQQQQHQQLQQHNFLSQPNPVRPLPVREQEHMFQHREQEHLFQPQVQPFQVTSPPHQQSRVSPQPNQQQSHIQSPPQSPFSWPGQMSQQKPQQSQFQHHQIKQEQHQHHQIKQEHQMKHEQQLQQQMKQQQEQLKQQQLQQEQLKQKQLQEEQRKLQQMLEEQRKQQQMLEEQRKQQQMLEEQRKQQQLLEEQRKQQQLLEEQRKQQQLLEEQRKQQQLLEEQRKQQQILEEQRKQQQLLEEQRKQQQLLEEQRKQQQLQEELRKQEEQRKQQQLLEEQRKQQQLLEEQRKQQQLQEEQRKQQQLLEEQRKQQQLQEEQRKQQEQQQQESLKHNAAPVQPPGQVNSNNGVREEETETEAETEPVDDSPTFWTACPYCFYMYEYPRVYVECTLRCDNCKRAFQAVHISAPPPIIEGQDAYFYCWGFFPLGLSMPQLQGNKGPNSNWTPFSSLHNASNNTQNHLNEQAAPKANPFVNKSSGPRIYIDDITDDVFIGVSDPSSDSDIEWNGTKKQKSKRVDKGFKRVDTGFKERIQVLALRAMYTNGSDQNLKHGVSVQDRVEVPTVLVVETNKKNAGSNPRTRSGRVAQEMGKLDLNVEFNNNEREEAARTRAHEQGEDNSEGVEFFEGLDEYLSSLPILSAVNEEKVKVA, encoded by the coding sequence ATGGACCCTCACAGCTTCATAGCCCGAGCCGAGGCCCAACGCTGGCTCGGCATCGCCGAAAAACTCCTCATCAGCCACGACCTCGTCGGCTCCAAAACCTTCGCAATCCGAGCCCGAGAATCCGACCCGAGACTCGAACCCGCCGAACAGATCTTAGCGATTGCAGACACGCTCCTCGCCGCTGAGAAACGAGTCGTCGGAACCAACGGTTCTCACCAACCGGACTATTACGCCATTCTCCAACTCGTCCGGTTCGTTCAGGACACCGAACACATCTCCGCTCAGTACCGCCGGCTCGCCGTTTTGTTGAATCCGCACCAGAACCGGTTTCCGTACGCCGATCAAGCGTTTCAGCTTGTGAATGATGCGTGGGCCGTGTTGTCGAATCCTATGCGCAAATCGATGTACGATTCGGATCTGGATTATCCGCAACAGCAGCAGATGAATAACCTAGGGTTTAATattgaacaacaacaacaacagcaccagcagcagcatcaccagcagcaacagccgcATAACTTCTTCTCGATTAATCAGGAGTTGCCAGATCAGCAGCAGACGTTTCAATCTAGGTtacatcagcagcagcaacaacagcagcagcatcagcaatTGCAGCAGCATAACTTTTTGTCGCAACCGAATCCGGTTCGGCCGCTACCGGTTCGAGAACAGGAGCATATGTTTCAGCATCGTGAGCAGGAGCATTTGTTTCAGCCGCAGGTGCAGCCGTTTCAGGTTACGTCTCCGCCGCATCAGCAGAGTCGAGTGTCGCCGCAGCCGAATCAACAGCAGTCGCATATACAGTCTCCGCCACAATCTCCCTTTTCGTGGCCGGGACAAATGTCGCAGCAGAAACCGCAACAGTCGCAGTTTCAGCATCATCAGATAAAGCAGGAGCagcatcagcatcatcagataaAGCAGGAGCACCAGATGAAGCATGAACAGCAGCTGCAGCAGCAGATGAAGCAGCAACAAGAGCAATTGAAGCAGCAGCAATTGCAACAGGAGCAATTGAAGCAGAAACAGTTGCAGGAGGAACAAAGGAAGCTGCAACAGATGCTCGAGGAACAAAGAAAGCAACAGCAAATGCTTGAGGAACAACGAAAGCAGCAACAGATGCTTGAGGAGCAACGGAAGCAACAGCAGCTGCTCGAGGAACAGCGGAAGCAACAACAGCTGCTCGAGGAACAACGGAAGCAACAACAGCTACTCGAGGAACAACGGAAGCAACAGCAGCTGCTCGAGGAACAACGGAAGCAACAGCAGATTCTGGAGGAACAACGGAAACAACAACAGCTTCTGGAGGAGCAACGAAAGCAACAACAGCTGCTCGAGGAACAACGAAAGCAGCAACAGCTGCAAGAGGAGCTGCGAAAGCAGGAGGAACAACGAAAGCAACAACAGCTGCTGGAGGAACAACGTAAACAACAACAGCTGCTGGAAGAGCAACGAAAGCAACAACAGCTGCAAGAGGAACAGCGAAAGCAACAACAGCTTCTGGAAGAACAGCGAAAGCAACAACAACTACAGGAGGAACAACGGAAGCAACAGGAACAACAACAGCAAGAATCTTTAAAACACAATGCAGCTCCTGTTCAACCTCCTGGTCAGGTTAATAGTAACAATGGTGTTAGAGAGGAAGAAACAGAAACAGAGGCAGAAACGGAACCTGTGGACGATTCTCCTACGTTTTGGACTGCGTGTCCTTACTGTTTCTACATGTATGAGTATCCCCGTGTTTACGTGGAGTGCACTCTCCGTTGTGATAACTGTAAACGGGCGTTTCAGGCTGTCCATATCTCCGCTCCACCACCCATAATTGAAGGCCAGGATGCATACTTCTATTGTTGGGGGTTCTTCCCATTAGGGCTTTCAATGCCACAGCTTCAAGGAAACAAGGGTCCAAACTCAAATTGGACACCGTTTTCATCGTTACATAATGCCTCAAATAACACACAGAACCATTTAAATGAGCAGGCGGCCCCGAAGGCGAATCCTTTTGTTAACAAAAGTTCGGGGCCGCGTATCTACATTGATGATATTACTGACGATGTGTTTATCGGAGTCTCTGATCCAAGCTCTGATTCCGATATTGAATGGAATGGTACCAAGAAACAGAAGTCGAAGAGGGTGGATAAAGGTTTTAAGAGGGTGGATACAGGTTTTAAAGAGAGAATACAAGTTCTAGCTCTTAGAGCGATGTATACCAACGGGAGTGATCAGAATCTGAAACACGGTGTTTCGGTGCAAGATCGTGTGGAGGTGCCTACTGTGCTAGTGGTTGAGACTAACAAGAAAAATGCAGGTAGTAATCCAAGAACGCGATCGGGTCGGGTCGCACAAGAAATGGGGAAGTTGGATTTAAATGTGGAGTTCAATAACAATGAAAGGGAAGAGGCTGCTCGGACCCGTGCGCACGAGCAGGGAGAAGACAACTCTGAAGGTGTTGAATTTTTTGAAGGGCTTGATGAGTATCTTAGTAGTTTGCCAATACTCTCTGCTGTGAATGAAGAAAAGGTAAAGGTTGCTTAG